attctgagattttctctaagttggagttacaaacacttcatacctgagaaatactcggaaatcaatcttgcggggaccttctgtaagtattctttcgcgtttttcgttcgttttagcgttaaagtcaaactgcgtttgactttctgcattgaccagtttatggtcaatgcgaagttcgtttgaacttcataacgtgagcgtaatcatgatggttatagtccctagcgactatacctactgattaccacgttatctaggctcagtgacgagtcgtagtttcggccaaaatgcgttttctcacgtattttgtaaccaaactactctagggtattaaaaccgtttgttttaataccaaacctgttttctaactttactaaacatgttctagcatgtttagctcgtcgcttttagatttgtgcttgtttagggtcgtaaaggtaagcgatctaatcaatcgcttatgcttacgaacccgacccatttggtcgatcattaggatccgaccaaacattttaggtgaccatagttgtgtagggaataaccttccgaggttataccttatggtcacaatgtttaagtagttgtatgataagtagttcttatgccttaggtaaattaccaaaataccctttttgcgcaaaaattcattttaagcctatatAACATaattttggtatctaaactgatttagaaACTATATTAAACATgataaggcatatcttgcttgtcatagggctagttaggcattacgaacgcgttttacgcaaacgacacgttaaagtagcataagctacctaaacgggtcgtaacgggtcaaaagcacttgggataggtttcgttttagtacgtaggctttgttaaaccatgttacataagttcccctacttatttggtttacgaaccctcgtactacccgatcctccgataggtccgtttattaatgtagatacctatataggtgccgtttgattccgtgatcttctagcattgcttggtggttatcctacgacttctaagcaatctcaagtgagtacatagacccctcttttactgttttccaaacattttggggtgaaacacatgtgcctacttgttactttcgtgccttcttgttttcacaacttatacttgctatgttcattagtacactattagtacatgatttcattatgttttgctatgtatgtttacttaacatgctagcacattgatttacattacgttgctttgctacatatgtttacttggcatattagcacattgttttacattacgttttctgctatgtatgttgactgagcatgctagcacattgatttacatgacttttctgctttgtatgtttacttagcatacttagtacattgttttcacataacttgtttacatttggtatgacatttggtttgcataaacggttctttaatacattcattaacattagcttcgccgctcggtagtaagtaatggtaccataggacttgacaaatcccgttcctgacatcctgggttggtttggatgaaaggaatgactgaatccgtgaacattttactttgataacctttactcttaggttatcctgctgtctcaaggcttgaatgtaatgcgttaacttaccacataaatgtttgtatcaataaaacaagcttttacttggcaaaacataactttttgatttattcaaaatactttgttttgttcctttttacttatggttaagtattctcattttgttacttaccatacataacttttgtttacacatacttaactacatgactacattttgggttttaaacatatgacaatggtttagacaagaacatttggtgattggtttgaacatgaactatatgctttggtggtttgtttaagtgacttaagtaacgatatgtgtgtagtatgctacaagcatggtggatacgccgctggtacttcctatatataagtgcttgtgttgtattacatgtcatagcgttatttaaatcatttagtttggacttatacatttttttcacaaataacacattttcccaagacttcgttttacaaaaacaacttgttttatacaacttatttttacttggttattcttttaaccatacgttattcttctatttatacatatcatttgatttcatcgcttttcaaatgatttacaaaacaaaacattttacaagattcatgactagcTTTTATTAtacacttttcttaaacttaagtcatgaatcctattttcacaaaacctatgtatctcacaggaatttttatgctgacgtacctattttcacatgtgtttcaggagctaatacataggacgatcgtgacacgctagggtggacttgggccttagtgacataaaacagagctagacttagtttaatgacattatgtactctttatttcagtagttttaagacaatgtatcatgttggttcttgttttgaacaatgtattccacccttgggtgatgaataaaatattattttaattaccttggttgtggaacaataattcggttacaacactccccgacgtttccgccacgatttgatgttttacgtggtcggggtgtgacatgtttaaagccaccgtaagccattccaagccaccataagctacggtggccaccgtagcttacggcgctaacctgcgtaaatgtgtaacttccaccttttaatGCGGATTTACGATGCCTTTTCACCTCGAATCATTCCCATTCGGTTACACACAGTTCTAGGGGCGATTTTTAGTGTTCTTGGTGCTTGAAGACAATTTCCAATCATTCAGTTTGTGTTTTTAATTGTTATGAACATTGAAACTTGTGTGAGGATGAtgattcaagccatgagtggctaaactctTGATGACTATCTATGGTTGAAGGTTTGTATTAGACTTTATGCTTGATTTCCTAATTTCCAGAATAACAAACTTTGTCTTTATgattgtttgttatggtgtgtgattgattgtttgtaaattgttgattcttaggTTAATCtaatttgaaaccatacgttcttggtgccgttggcaatcgagatatcatgggtagaattaggattgggtaagggttaattggtcatctggtaacaacctcacgttctaggaatctgagtacttagttcccttttatcacaagtaatcacacatgaactatgtctatgtagttctttctagtggaatgatagcataaatgtctaagcaaaccggaaactaaagatggtcatttgtctctaatttgtttacaaccaacacTTTCATTTTTCAATTAGACTAataatcttagttttaaaaatcaaatcaATCATACCAACTCTTGAAATTTACTTTTATTacatttagtttaattttagttaacttagataaacattcaaataacacatattccacaaactccctgtgttcgatacccacttgccactatctatttagtagtaattggattaaatttgattgtgaccacgacatcacgtcaaattttggcgccgttgccgtggagtagtgcgcaacgtgtgttatttttgatctttttaagtttgttattttttctggtttacgctgggtgtgttagtgtgcaggtatttacaggtgcatgcgtactaaaagctctcacaagctatcaccattggcaTTTGATCCAGAAATTGAGCGAACTTTAAGAGGAAACATAATCTTGTTAAGAGAGAACATAATCAGCGGatcaccaacaacaccaactacaccaattacaccacttagatacatggatccaccaccaccaccaccacccactacgggtgagcTAATACCACCTTTCATACCATCACCaactcaaccttcaccaaatactaCCATGCCTAACACCACTACCGACCTTACTCCACCTCATGATGTTACACCAACCAATACTACACAACCTATTACCACCCAAGATGAACCTACACTCACTTTTAACCCTTCTACTACAATTCcaccattttctcattttttcCCAGGTGCGGGTCAGTCATCTTCAACCTATTCAATAGCACCAAATTCAACCATTGTTCATGCTACTTCATCATTTAGACCATCGAACCAGTCGGGTTTCCAACATTCATCttttccatttgggcaatcttcgggtATAGAAGGAGATGGATATAATGAAGGGTATGAAGATTTTGAGGGTTATGAGGAAGAATGATATGcatatgggggtgatggagatcaAGGGTAGTTTGCTTATGTACAAGGTCAAACTCAAGAAATGCCAAGTGTTGGTGGGATTCCACAACAACAaattataccacaacacattcggccaaggccacaagggccacAAGTGCAACGTCCTATACCATTGGAACAAGTTCGTCCACAAAATGCACAACCACAATTCCAATGGCCAATTCAACACCCACCAATGCCACAACATCAATTTCAACCACATGTACCTCAAGGGCCTATgcaaagaccaatgggtcctattcgcCCAAGGGGTCGGTTGGGTGTAGCAAGAAGACATCTTCGAGAACATGCAAGAGGCattgaagcgcattttaggccggtgatcactcacaatccttcaccggtggttattcctcaCAATAATTAAGGGAGGACATTTGAAGTGAGAACCAATTCATTACAAAGCTTACCAAAGTATAAGggtctagcaacggaggagccttattttcatttggaggcttatgactcaatttgcaacactcttgggagtcaaggattTTCGGCGGATGATGTCAAATTGGTActattccaattttctttggaagacaaGGCGAAAAAGTGGTTCTACACATTACCTTCGGCATCTATCTATACATGGGCGGAGATGCAACAAATCTTTTTAGATGAATTTTATACCGCTCAAAAGACAAATGATGCTAGGAAAGGgttgagaagttttcaacaacaacaaggtgaGATGTTCCATGAGGCATTTGAACGGTTCAACATGATGATAAAAAATTTCCCTCATCATGGGATAGAGTTATGGGAATTGATGAATGCTTTCCATCAGGGGTTAAGTGCCGAAGATGCTCGCGATTTAATGTCCATCACAAATGGTACTTTTGGTACAAACTACGAGCATGGCGGTTGGGATTTTTTGGAGCAAATGGCAATCACATCAAAAAGAAAAGCTCAAGCAttaaggagagcacgaccggccattACCCGAACTCAAGTGCACGTGGTAGAAGATGGTAATGTGCAAActtctaatcaaatttatgatgtttgtgctatttGTAATGAGATAGgacatgcggctgaaaattgccaaggaggtGAAGGGCAATATGAAGAGGTGAATGCTTTGTAAGggcaaggagggggtggtagaaattacaatatgaattctaacacttaccaccccggttTGAGAAACCATCCAAACTTCCGTTACGGGAATCCCTCGAATCAAGCCAACCCAAATTTTGAAGGAGCTCAAGGTAATTTTGCACCTCGCCAACAATACAATCAAGGGAACTATCGAGGTGGAAATAATTATGGCTACCAAGGGCAATCTCACCAAACGGGTCAAAGTGGTTCGGGTCAAATTTCATCAAGCGGGAATGAGGTTATGGATATGCTCCGGGCGATGCAAGCGGAGATGCAAAGAAGAAATCAACTTGATGATGTTCGCATGCAAAAAGATGAAATCCGTGACAAAGCGATTCAGTCgttgaccactcaaatgggtcaacttgcaagtGACGTGGCATTATTGAACAAAGCAAAAGGTCAATCACTAAGTGACACGGTGATAAATCCCAAGAACACAAAAAGCATTAacatcaatgtggtaagcaccgttccaAATACTAAATTTAATGAAACATTGCTAACTTCTTCGTATCAAATGAACTCAGGTTTGGAAAAAGATGCCGAAGTCGAGAATGATAAAGAGTATGGAGCGCCAATCGTGCCTATCCGAGTGGGGAAACTAAAAATTCCTCATGCATTATTGGATTATGGGGCGAGCATGAGTGTGTTACCAGGTGATCTATACGAGATGTATGATTTTGGTCCGCTTCAGGATGAAGACACCATGGCGAGTTTGGCGGATGaaagttggaggcgtccacggggaatTGTTAAGAATGTTATGATTCGGTTAGGAGAATTGGAATACCCGGTGGATTTTCTGGTCTTAGATTATGCTACTACCGAGATGGCGTCACAACAAAGGGTGATTTTAGGTCGAACGTTTCTCTATACAGCCAATGCTCAAATCAACTGTAGAGACGGGATCATTATTATGACCGAAAAGAGCCGTAAGTTTTTCTTTGATGTTCAGGCGAGGATTATTAGTTATGAGTCCATTGAGGGGAAGCGTAGCGAATCTAATGGTCATATGAAAAGCATGTGTCAAAGAACGAAAACGAATAAACAACCGAGTCGTGAAGAAAAGTATGAAGGTTCAAGCAGGAGTGTACGTGATTTTCCACCGAACGAACATGAGATGGATGCATTTTGCTCAATGGCACGAGGAAATGATGGAGATGGCAGGAACCGCTTCTTTGAGCCACCTTAAATGGGGGtggcacggtctggctgaagacctgaaaacttagcgctgctcgggaggcaacccgagGTTTTTCACTGATCTTGTTATTTCTTTAGttttctatgtttcagggccatggcaacattcaagtgtggggaagatgtgcggATATTTGTGTGAAGGTGGTGATAGGAAATTGGATCATTTACAATATCTGTTGTGTCAAACTTCACCAGTCAATGTACTTTTCCTTAGACTTGTcatgttctttagctttgaaatattgCTAGTTTATTAGTTTGcttttgtttataaaaaataaaaaaataaaaaaacaaagttgaTGTTTTTGGTGTTTAAGCAATCTTCccttcaaaaccatacattggggacaatgtatcccaagtgtgggggtgaggggaaattttgaaaaatttgtgaAAATTGTAAATTTTTAAAAATCAAGTGACAATGGTCCGAATTGAACATTTGAATACAAAACCGCATGGTACACCGGCATCCCATATTCCCTCGTtctttcttggtgagagttgagcCACTACTTGAATTTATTAGAATACATTTTTCTTGATGAGAGTGGCAatgggtgggggtgcattagaacttgtgcttagATGCGGTTTGAGGCCTTAGCTTTGCATGAATGTGAAAatgataagggcatttaggtagccttgTCAAGatgagtgcgagtgtgggatttggggggttggacctcataaattatatatatgagcatggtagtgaaACGGGTGGGGGTTTGGACTTTAGTAGCCCATTTGAGCTTTGAGCCGATCTTTTGTTAACCCGTGCCTATTTCTCTTAAAAAATTAACCCGTATTTGACCCGGTCTATTAGTATAATCATCTTGTTCTAgtatgcttgtttgttatgtttgttaaatcgaaagaaaaaaaaagagatatgaaaaaaagaagaagaaaaaaaaagagaaaaagcaatgaaaaaaaagagaaaaagagaTTGATGTATTGTATatatgttaggaaactttatttgtaagtattgaagaaaatcacaaTCAACTGGATCTATAAAGAGATAACAGTCCAAAAGATCACAACAAGAGAAAGAAGATCAGATATGACAACTGAAATGCAcagcatctacttcaaagaatcacaagttgatcaagagctgatttggattatcagagaaggtcattccTGATGGAtctgaaatatcatcagtttctgacgattctgattatCAGATTttttgatgatttgttcaccagaatttctgatgaagtggtttatcagaaattctgatgaataccccacttgtctaaaaccaaactctatcctgccaccaatgaccgaagcaactgacattattggatatcatgattacaaaggcaacttgaacgttggattcaatgaatatgtcaaattgctactttttgcaggacttattgcatgaataaactattgtttattcatgtacccagccttctataaatagaaggctcaaccagcagaagacaattgagtttgaagcttagcattcatatacaacaCACAAACTTCATTGCCCTTCTCACCCAGataattcaagattcatttgtattagataataatcttacaatcaccttgtaaactattttgtttcaaagtgatataaacttgataattctgtaggtcttgtttctgaaagtatgatttccatttccgcacatctttttcacatctactgaaatcacttgccatattacgtgaaaagaagttgtttaggccatactgggtccaacaattggtatcagagcagattgaataaactattttcaaatgatcaatcgctcatcttcttttctctaaatatggtcagctttcaatcctggaataatgcttttaataTTGGTTCTATGTCTAAATCTCCGACTCTGGTCATAGAaaaatacccccaatggaaaatcaggatggtcaatttcctaaatggtcatgaccgagctctgtttcaatccattgaaaggggtccacatataccaataaCTGATATACAAGCagttccagcaactgaccaaacacCAGCAATCCCTGCCTCCcgtgctcccaaaagtgaaataaactggagCGCGGAAGACAAGGATCTGGTGGTTAGGGATTAAAGGGCAAagtcactcttaataatggccatccccaatgacatattttcacaagttgatgcatgtgcatcagctaaggaaatatgggatcagttggaaaatctttgtgaaggaggagaaaggatgagaagaaacaagagaacaaacaatgtttcctcatatgagaggtttaaaagtttacctaatcaAAAATTAAATGATACGTATCAAAGgtttacaaaacttttaaacgagctaaagaaatttggtataactaaatcaaatgatgaaagaaacataaaatttcttgatgctttacctagagaatggagaagtctgaccatgactttgtcctcaaccttagaactaggaaacatgagtcttcatgacttatacagcatcttgatccccagagaggaagaaatatttgaagaaaccattcaaagagggggatctttagttcttatctcaaactcacaaagaccaacaacttccaatgatccacaaccttcAAATAGCCAAAGTTTTGAAATTTCTGATACTTCATCAGATTTCTCAGCTTTTGCTAAAGctatagcactgctcaccaaaatatttgagcagaggttgaggggaggaggccagagataccagagaagtgacagagggaggatggatggaagatctaaggaagaagttagatctaaggataaaggaaaagCTGAGGTTGTGtgctacaagtgcaagcaaagaggtcactatgcatcagaatgcaagaccaagaagctgacagacgttgcttactatgaaaagaagcttgaagaagctaagaagcagcaacagcaagtcagcttaattgcagggacagatacatggctatctgatgactcttctgatgaagaagaagaagaagaagaagaaatggccaacttctgtctcatggcactttctgatgacataccagaaaCTTCAGGACAACATGTAAATTTGgataatcttgatcttgaacataagctaaatgagctcatgtcagattttctaaatctgcaagTTAAACATAAATCAGATATTGAAAAATTTGATGAGTTGCAAAGGACCATGAACAAAATTAtacttgaaaaccaattactcaTAGAAGAAAGTTTAGATTAAAGAGCTAAAATAGAGTTCtgtgaaaatgaaagaaaagatctttacaagaaaatcaatgataaagaaattaatgtaagaggttttcaacaagcaaaagaatttataaatttcattgagtccacaccaaagaacaaaggagagggtttgGGATATGTAAGAACAAGTAACAGCAAACCCACTATCTTTGAAAAGCAACTCAACATATTTCTGATAAATAttcatcagaatctgattcagAAACTTACAAGTCAACCTGTTCTGAATACTCTTTTGATAAACCCAactttgaaccaaaaagaagtgaatgcaaaCAAGAGTCTGTAAAAACtacagaagcagttcactcattttttcaagattatcccatcattccatcacaagaaagtATATCAGAAAATTCTGATGaatcttgtatgtgtgttgacatactgaagctcgttcaacaccatctccaaaagaaaaatgcaaaatctgttaatggctcagcatataacagaatttctgatgaaaagACAACAAGAAAAAATAATTTGTTTAAAATCtcatcagaaagagtacccaagcatgcctgagtaccaaaaaccctctaaccattccatttcaggaccatcatgtgcagaatatctggtactgcgattcaggaagctccaagcacatgactggggataggagcttactcagcaaatTTGTTTCAAAGCTGGGTAAATTGGTAATTTTTGGAAATGGAGTGAAAGGGAGGATCATGGGATACAGATGTATAAGGTATGGATGCTTGACCATTGAGAAAGTAGCCTATGTTAAAGGCTTAAAGTACAATATGCTGAATCTTGGTCAATTCTGTGATAAAGGTATTTCAAATAACCTtattaccagaaaaatgcttAACAACTTGTCTAAATAATAATCAAAAGAA
This genomic stretch from Helianthus annuus cultivar XRQ/B chromosome 8, HanXRQr2.0-SUNRISE, whole genome shotgun sequence harbors:
- the LOC110870562 gene encoding uncharacterized protein LOC110870562, coding for MNSNTYHPGLRNHPNFRYGNPSNQANPNFEGAQGNFAPRQQYNQGNYRGGNNYGYQGQSHQTGQSGSGQISSSGNEVMDMLRAMQAEMQRRNQLDDVRMQKDEIRDKAIQSLTTQMGQLASDVALLNKAKGQSLSDTVINPKNTKSININVVSTVPNTKFNETLLTSSYQMNSGLEKDAEVENDKEYGAPIVPIRVGKLKIPHALLDYGASMSVLPGDLYEMYDFGPLQDEDTMASLADESWRRPRGIVKNVMIRLGELEYPVDFLVLDYATTEMASQQRVILGRTFLYTANAQINCRDGIIIMTEKSRKFFFDVQARIISYESIEGKRSESNGHMKSMCQRTKTNKQPSREEKYEGSSRSVRDFPPNEHEMDAFCSMARGNDGDGRNRFFEPP